The Crocosphaera subtropica ATCC 51142 genome includes a window with the following:
- a CDS encoding cation-translocating P-type ATPase, translating into MTFPTTSNQVSPVFPEIGFPWHTLSAEDSLNKFHSDQDQGLTLDQVHQRQKYFGPNELKDTGGRSPLTILWEQFTNIMLVMLMAVAVISAVLDMRKGTFPKDAVAIFSIVVLNGLLGYLQESRAEKALAALKRLSSPKVRVIRHGNVQEISAKELVPGDIMLLEAGVHIAADGRLIEAQNLQIRESALTGEAETVNKQAEIILPEDAPLGDRLNLVFQGTEVVQGRAKVLITHIGMDTEIGRIASLIQGVETEDTPLQQRMSQLGNVLVSSSLVLVVLVVFVGVLRSGWQNFEELLEVSLSMAVAVVPEGLPAVVTVTLAIGTQRMVRRHALIRKLPAVETLGSVTTICSDKTGTLTQNKMVVQQIQTGTYAYQVTGEGYAPDGEIIAQDSDEYEINEEVKQLLTACVLCNDALLQKRGQHWEILGDPTEGALLTLAGKGGLYREDLWLEMPRVAEIPFSSARKRMSVIVRVFSNNKTTEETLEAEFSSLVSSSYLMLTKGSPEIVLERCTAVYQGNHVVPLSDDQRKHILAHNDRWAGKGLRVLGFAAKPLANIPEDDQEEMAENGLIWLGLVGMLDAPRKEVKGAVLRCREAGIRPIMITGDHQLTAQAIATELGIAHAEDAILTGRDLQHITPRELEQLVSNVSVYARVAPEHKLQIVQALQNKGEFVAMTGDGVNDAPALKQADIGIAMGITGTDVSKEASDAILLDDNFATIVAATEEGRVVYDNIRRFIKYILGSNIGEVLVIAAAPLIGLGGVPLSPLQILWMNLVTDGLPALALAMEPAEPNVMQRPPYSPRESIFSRGLGLYMLRIGVIFAILTILLMVWAYDYVKTPGLAGDPNRWKTMVFTTLCLAQMGHALAVRSDSQLTIQLNPFSNPYVLGAVTFTTLLQILLIYVAPLQSFFGTHFLSPTELLICFGFSALMFVWIELEKLVSRWFFLRQK; encoded by the coding sequence ATGACCTTTCCTACCACTTCTAATCAAGTTTCTCCTGTTTTCCCTGAAATTGGCTTTCCTTGGCATACCCTATCGGCGGAAGACTCCTTAAACAAATTTCACAGCGATCAAGATCAAGGATTAACCTTAGACCAAGTCCACCAACGGCAGAAATATTTTGGCCCCAATGAACTCAAGGACACGGGTGGCCGTTCTCCCCTGACTATTTTATGGGAACAGTTTACCAATATTATGCTGGTGATGCTGATGGCGGTTGCTGTCATTTCTGCGGTTTTAGATATGCGAAAAGGAACCTTTCCTAAAGATGCCGTGGCCATTTTTTCTATTGTCGTTTTAAATGGATTATTGGGCTATTTACAAGAAAGTCGGGCAGAAAAAGCTCTGGCCGCCCTGAAACGTCTATCTTCTCCCAAAGTCAGGGTGATTCGTCACGGTAACGTCCAAGAAATCTCAGCGAAAGAATTAGTCCCCGGAGACATCATGTTACTAGAGGCCGGAGTCCATATTGCGGCCGATGGTCGTTTAATAGAAGCCCAAAACCTACAAATTCGAGAGTCGGCTTTAACTGGAGAAGCGGAAACCGTCAATAAACAAGCTGAGATTATTCTGCCAGAAGATGCCCCTTTAGGCGATCGCTTAAATTTAGTCTTTCAAGGAACAGAAGTGGTTCAAGGCCGGGCTAAAGTCTTGATCACCCATATTGGCATGGATACAGAGATCGGCCGTATTGCCAGCCTCATCCAAGGAGTGGAAACAGAAGACACCCCCTTACAACAACGGATGTCCCAATTAGGGAATGTTTTGGTGAGTAGTTCTTTGGTTTTAGTGGTTTTAGTGGTCTTTGTCGGAGTTTTACGGTCAGGATGGCAAAATTTTGAGGAACTTCTGGAAGTTTCCTTGAGTATGGCGGTTGCTGTGGTTCCCGAAGGGTTGCCGGCTGTTGTCACCGTCACCTTAGCCATTGGAACCCAGCGCATGGTACGCCGTCATGCTTTAATTCGTAAATTACCGGCCGTAGAAACCTTGGGGTCAGTCACCACTATTTGTTCCGATAAAACAGGAACTTTGACCCAAAATAAGATGGTTGTCCAGCAGATACAAACGGGAACCTATGCTTATCAGGTAACGGGGGAAGGATACGCCCCTGATGGGGAGATTATCGCCCAGGATAGTGATGAATACGAGATTAACGAAGAAGTTAAACAACTGTTAACGGCTTGTGTGCTTTGTAATGATGCTTTATTACAGAAACGAGGCCAACATTGGGAAATTTTAGGCGATCCCACCGAAGGGGCTTTATTAACCCTGGCAGGGAAAGGGGGACTGTATCGGGAAGATTTATGGCTAGAAATGCCCCGTGTTGCCGAAATTCCCTTTTCTTCGGCACGAAAACGGATGTCTGTGATTGTCAGAGTCTTTTCCAACAACAAGACAACGGAAGAGACGTTAGAAGCAGAATTTTCTTCTCTGGTTTCGAGTTCCTATCTCATGTTGACTAAGGGTTCTCCAGAGATTGTTTTAGAGAGATGTACGGCGGTTTATCAGGGTAATCACGTCGTTCCTCTCAGTGATGACCAGAGAAAGCACATTTTAGCCCATAATGACCGATGGGCTGGGAAAGGCTTACGGGTATTAGGATTTGCTGCTAAACCTTTAGCCAATATTCCCGAAGATGATCAAGAAGAAATGGCAGAAAATGGGTTAATTTGGCTTGGATTGGTGGGAATGCTGGATGCACCACGGAAAGAGGTCAAAGGGGCAGTATTGCGCTGTCGAGAAGCCGGAATTCGCCCCATTATGATTACAGGAGATCATCAGTTAACCGCTCAAGCGATCGCCACGGAGTTAGGGATTGCCCATGCTGAAGATGCCATTCTGACAGGACGAGATTTACAACATATTACCCCCAGAGAATTAGAACAACTGGTGTCAAATGTAAGTGTTTATGCCCGTGTTGCCCCGGAACATAAGTTGCAAATTGTCCAAGCTTTGCAAAATAAAGGGGAGTTTGTGGCTATGACAGGGGATGGAGTGAATGATGCTCCGGCACTCAAACAAGCAGATATTGGCATTGCGATGGGTATTACGGGAACCGATGTGAGTAAAGAAGCCAGCGACGCTATTTTACTGGATGACAACTTTGCTACGATCGTCGCTGCAACGGAAGAGGGACGGGTGGTTTACGATAATATTCGTCGCTTTATCAAGTACATTTTAGGCAGCAATATTGGGGAAGTTTTGGTTATTGCTGCAGCCCCCTTGATTGGGTTAGGTGGGGTTCCTTTATCCCCCTTACAAATTCTCTGGATGAACCTTGTGACCGACGGTTTACCCGCTTTAGCGTTGGCCATGGAACCGGCTGAACCCAATGTTATGCAGCGTCCGCCCTATAGTCCCCGTGAGAGTATTTTTTCTAGGGGTTTGGGGTTATATATGCTGAGAATTGGGGTTATTTTTGCTATTTTAACCATTTTATTGATGGTTTGGGCCTATGATTACGTCAAAACCCCAGGGTTAGCTGGTGATCCAAATCGCTGGAAAACCATGGTCTTTACGACTCTTTGTTTAGCCCAGATGGGTCATGCGTTGGCGGTTCGGTCCGATAGTCAATTGACTATACAACTTAATCCTTTTTCTAATCCTTATGTATTAGGGGCAGTCACATTCACAACACTATTACAAATTTTGTTGATTTATGTGGCACCATTACAAAGCTTTTTTGGCACTCATTTTCTCAGTCCGACTGAACTATTAATCTGTTTTGGATTTAGTGCGTTAATGTTTGTTTGGATCGAGTTAGAAAAGTTGGTGTCTCGTTGGTTTTTTCTCAGACAAAAATAA
- a CDS encoding exopolysaccharide biosynthesis protein: MNLKFSQDIETLLHHLILHPLTLREILCQTSERGFCLTISLLVLPFLFPMPPGFSSILGGGCLLLSLQMALGRRSPWLPKQVATFQFPKSLTKHLLKNLKKVTKWLEKFCRPRFFQVANHPFVWRGNGLCMAWLAILLMLPIPFTNPIPTIGILVLAVATLETDGLLICVGYVLTAMNTLFFGFLGYLAWSTPQLLPQIFQ; the protein is encoded by the coding sequence ATGAATTTAAAATTTTCACAAGATATTGAAACCTTACTCCATCATTTGATACTTCATCCCCTAACATTAAGGGAAATTCTGTGCCAAACCTCCGAACGGGGATTTTGTCTGACTATTAGTTTATTAGTATTACCCTTTCTCTTTCCTATGCCACCAGGATTTTCGAGTATTTTGGGGGGAGGCTGTCTCCTATTATCCCTACAAATGGCCTTGGGACGGCGATCGCCTTGGTTACCGAAACAGGTAGCAACTTTTCAATTTCCTAAAAGTTTGACGAAACATTTACTCAAAAATCTGAAAAAAGTGACAAAATGGCTCGAAAAATTCTGCCGTCCTCGCTTTTTTCAGGTAGCTAACCATCCCTTTGTTTGGCGAGGTAATGGACTGTGCATGGCTTGGTTAGCCATTTTACTCATGCTACCGATCCCCTTTACTAACCCTATTCCCACCATCGGTATTTTAGTTTTGGCGGTGGCTACCTTAGAAACCGATGGGCTGTTGATCTGCGTCGGTTATGTCCTCACTGCCATGAACACTCTATTTTTTGGTTTCCTTGGCTATTTAGCCTGGTCTACCCCGCAACTTTTACCCCAAATTTTTCAATAA